GCCTGTAATACTTTTGGATCTCCTCGAGCGTCTATACATGCAAATAAGCACCCTTGAGTTGTTATTCACAACAGACAAAAACCCACCTGACCGTCAGATACTCTCTCGGCCCAAAAGTCCTTGCCAGCAGCCTGCCTGACATCCTCTCCCAGGTCGaccttgccatccttcttcaaagcgCTCATCCAGCCGTTCAACTTCTCCTGGGCCTTgagcctcttctcctcatcgGAGCCCTCGGTGCCGTTGGTCTCAAGCGCAAGGTAGTACAACAGCCTCTcaaagttggaagagaggaggatgtcCATAGCGGGAGAGTGAGTCGCCTTGACGGCGCTGACAGCCTGCTGTCCGTCGCTAGAGCCGTTGACAGCAGCAGTCTCGGCAGTCTGGTCTTGTTGCACAGGGTCATCAGCCTCGTACCTGCCGGTCCTGAAAAATCGCTCGAGAATGTCGTTCTCATTGGTAGCGACGACGAGTTGCTGCATGGGGAGACCAAGCTTCTTGGCGTACCACCCAGCAAGGATGTCACCAAAGTTACCAGTGGGCACCACGAATTGAAGCTTGGCACCGTCCTTCCTGGCCTCTTCGGGAAGCTGGAAGTAGGCGGAGAAGTAGTAGACGATCTGAGCAAGGATACGGGCCCAGTTAATCGAGTTGATAGCACCAAGACGGTGAGTAGCGTTGAACTGGGCGTCCGAGAAGAGCGTCTTCACGATGCTTTGGCAAGTGTCAAAGTCAGAGTCCTCAACGGCGACGCAGTAAACGTTGGCGTCGAGGACAGTGGCCATCTGAGCCTCCTGGATAGGGGACACTCGGCCATCGGGgtagaggatgaagatggtgatggaggGCTTGGATCGGAGACCGTAGATGGCAGCACTACCAAAGTTGTTAGCTCTCAGTCTCCCATTTCTCTCCTTGACCTCACCTTCCAGTGTCGCCACTAGTGGCACCAACAACGGTCAATTCCTCCATATCCTCAGTCTTGCCCttgttcctcctctccaaaaaGTACCTAAACAACTCTCCCAAGAACTGAAGGGCCACGTCCTTGAAAGCCCATGTGGGGCCATGCCAGAGCTCGAGAACGTACTCCTTGTCACCAGTCTGTCTGATGGGCGTAGTGGCGGGCGATCGGAAGGAGCTGTAGGCagtgttgatgatggacTGGAGGTCGTCGGAGGGAATGACAGAGGTGGGGAcgaaaagagagaggattTCGTGGGAGAGCTCTGGGAAAGACAGACCGGC
This window of the Cryptococcus neoformans var. neoformans B-3501A chromosome 2, whole genome shotgun sequence genome carries:
- a CDS encoding hypothetical protein (Match to ESTs gb|CF185823.1|CF185823, gb|CF185822.1|CF185822, gb|CF183057.1|CF183057; HMMPfam hit to PALP, Pyridoxal-phosphate dependent enzyme, score: 48.5, E(): 1.8e-11); this translates as MDQEMRYFSTRGGKETLSFEDAVLTGLAPNGGLYIPTHIPALPKDWKTKWAGLSFPELSHEILSLFVPTSVIPSDDLQSIINTAYSSFRSPATTPIRQTGDKEYVLELWHGPTWAFKDVALQFLGELFRYFLERRNKGKTEDMEELTVVGATSGDTGSAAIYGLRSKPSITIFILYPDGRVSPIQEAQMATVLDANVYCVAVEDSDFDTCQSIVKTLFSDAQFNATHRLGAINSINWARILAQIVYYFSAYFQLPEEARKDGAKLQFVVPTGNFGDILAGWYAKKLGLPMQQLVVATNENDILERFFRTGRYEADDPVQQDQTAETAAVNGSSDGQQAVSAVKATHSPAMDILLSSNFERLLYYLALETNGTEGSDEEKRLKAQEKLNGWMSALKKDGKVDLGEDVRQAAGKDFWAERVSDGQTLEEIQKYYRREKYGPYVVDPHTAVGLTAQERSAKKASSDTTWITLSTAHPAKFSGAVELALSASEFPDFDFRRDVLPDELKKLEGLEKRVHRVKGEEGVRALIEKVKSASHEKVDAEEGRGSL